AAAGGACGAAATCTACCTCGATACCTAACCCAAGAAGCGATACAAATGAAGAAGCTTAAGATGTCACCTTCACAATACATAAAATCAAATGAAGACAGGATCAAAACCCTAACAACAAGGTTGGAACAACAAAAATCGAGACACGAAACCCAGCCAATAAGGAACAATTTTTGACATTCACCATCAATTAATATTTTAGAAGGGAAGGaattagcgcatccaccaaaaAAAGATGTTGTAAGGCTATTTCACTCAAATGTATAGAAAAACCCTCGAATACACCGTGCCTTAACAAATGGCTACTTGAGCTTAAAAAGAAATGTAAAGACCAAGATTACCAGTGGCAATACGACCCCCAGCAAATCTCTAGTAAGATCGACCAGGCACTCAAATCAGCAGCGCCATGGAAGTCTCCTGGAGAAGACGGTATTCCAACGTATTTATACTAAACATTACCTGCAGCTGAATCACACATGGAAAAATTTATAATCAAATCAATAAAAGGCGAATATATACCTATAGAGAACGATTGCAGAGCAGAGGTTCATAAAAAGTAGACGAAACCAATGTAGCTAATTACCGCCCCATAGCACTACTTAATGCTGACTACAAGATACTAACTGCCACAATCACTCAAATGTTACTGGAAAATGTTGAACCGTGGATACCAAAACAACAGCTTGCACGAAAACATGTATGGGAAACAATTCACGGTATGCTGACAGACAAGGTATAACGCAAAAATTCCAGAATGAAGAGAAGTAAACACTACTCAGCCTGGTATGACTTTCAAAAAGCCTATGATACCATTAACCATAGTCAACTGAAAAGACTCATAGACAGGCTACCACTAACGGAAAGCATTAAAAAACTATTGAAAAACTTAATGGGACTGTGGTCAATACGAGTGAGAGTAGGCAAAGATAAAACAACGCCTATTTACATAAAGCGAGGAGTCTACCAGGGTGATACGATAAGTCCCCTACTATTCATATTACTAACAGCAAGCATCATAAACAATGTTACCACAGACCCAAAGACCAAAGAAACTAGAGGCCAATTTGACATTTTGGCATTTATGGATGACTTCAAGTGCcatacaacaacaaaaaaaagtcTGAAAATCCTGACAGAGGAACTGCGGAGAAGTGCAGCGGAACTAGGACTGGTTCTGAATGAGGACAAATGTGGATTTTACAGCAGGACACAAGACCTTGACATAGAGGATGAGGAGCCCCCATTTCTGCCTGAAATAAGGAGGGGATACAGGTACCTAGGCCTAGAACAACTAGAAAGGGACACTCagaacaattttgaaacaattaaAGAGAAAATCAAACAACTAATAACAAAAATTTGCAACTCAAAATTGACTACAAGCCAGAAGGCAAAGTTGTTCAACAGCACCGCCATTCCAAGTGCAATATATGTATTAGGAAACATATATCCGAACGAGAAAAGAACAACCACTCTCAAGAGGTGCAGAGATTTGGACAAAGAGATTAGAAAGATACTAGTGGAGACCaatctgaaaagaaaaatatcctCAAACGCACACATATACCTCCCAGCCAGCAAAGGAGGAATGGGGTTATGGTCGGTAGAACTGGAGGCCGAAATTCAGTACATCAGAAGAGGCACATACTTAAAATCCCACCCCGAGATGAAAGAGACAAGAAGGATGTATGAGGAGTTGCAACGGGCAGGATGCAGGCACCCCCTTAGTGATCAGGAGGCCATCCTAGAAAAATATGGTTGCCCTCCAGCACAATACAACGAGAATAACTTGAAGAAAAACTGTGcagtgatgaaaaaatttatatacgAAAAGTATCTAGAACAATTAGAAAAGGAATGGCAGAATAACATGCATTATGGCAAAGTTGTAGCTAAGGAAAGAACTAAGATTCACATTCCGGCCTATAATTTCCCCCTTATGGATAGTTGGAGGTGGACGTTGCTGCATTCCGCGGCGGAGGAACAAATCCACGGATTGGGAGGAACAGCTGGAAAAAGAAATCGTTGCCAAAGGGGCTGCCAACATGAGGAAACAGCTTACCATGTCAGCTCATCATGTATAATTCCAGCATACACTTCTAGACACGACAACGTAGTCTATTGGGTGCTGAAGGCTCTGCTGAACGGTTTCGGTGCACCAAGACATGTATGGGAGAAATTGCAATTTGGAAGAGCCACCCTGAATGAGGATTTCCACCATAGCAACCACCTCGTCACAATAAGAGCTGGGGGCCCAATACTAACAGAGAAAAGACTACACCACAACAAGCCAGACATTTTCATTAAATTATACCAACCGGACGAGATTGTGCTGTTGGAGATTTCGGTCGCCCACATACAGAACTATAGGTTGCAAGAACAAATAAAGAGAACCCGCTACGAAATAAATGGAGTAGAAAAGGTGGACAGCAAGAACGTACACAGGATAACAAGAGACCCTGAATCTGGTACGTGAACTGGACGCAATACATCATTGTCCAGTGAAACTTGGAATCCTGGTGATAGACAGCTATGGGGAGGTGATAAGAACGGAGGAAAACGAACACCTCAAAAACATTATGAGGACAATGGGAATCAGTGAGAGGGAGTGGACTATTTTGCTAAATAAGTGTCCATACAGCGTGGCAATGTCAACAAGCCAAATCTTTATGAAGAGAATGAAAGAACActgaaatttatatatttatttagttAGTTGCAATTTCAATGTAGATCTGTGATATTTAGGAATCCTGGTGATAGACAGCTATGGGGAGGTGATAAGAACGGAGGAAAACGAACACCTCAAAAACATTATGAGGACAATGGGAATCAGTGAGAGGGAGTGGACTATTTTGCTAAATAAGTGTCCATACAGCGTGGCAATGTCAACAAGCCAAATCTTTATGAAGAGAATGAAAGAACActgaaatttatatatttatttagttAGTTGCAATTTCAATGTAGATCTGTGATATTTAGGCTTAAGAAAATAGTTAGTTACCTAGTGTCATGAGTATCCTATTAGTCAGGAGATGTATGTATTAGGAGTTTGTAAATAAAGTATACTACCGAGGATATATTCATTGTAACAGTTCAATAATTTGTTCATATAATTGCAATGTTGCCAAACTTATCCAAAAATGgtaattcaggcaacagaaaacaagctactacgatgtgccatagatgcgccttggtttgtcaggaacaaacagatatatccaGATtggaagtgggaaaccatcaccgaatttatgaagaggaaagctgaaaagtgattcgaaacagcgaaggaacatccaaacgaagaactcaggagactagtggactacgatccggaggaagacagaggaagaatgagaatttacaaaaggagaccacgagatcaattgaggagaatgagtacggaaacttattgaaactatactaagaagagatatccgaaatggacgaacatgaaaatcctagcacgacaatgtgcaagaagaaattaaccgattaagggataaatggtttaaaggcaaatgcccggaaccaatgtagagcaggttaggttgagtgggtcgcgaactcaggagagtgagtaacctcacagtgttccctagaaatgggttcctctgggcgagagatagagccgcaagttttcacggtcgcagatttccccctgctataaaaaaaaagactTATGAAGTGGGGCCTACAAGTGAAGAAGAACATTGTGAAGAAGTTGAGAAGTATGTTATTCAGATTCAAACGCCTCAGAGACTATCTTGAAATTGAACATCTAAAGATACTATATCATGCACTCATTCAATCGCAGTTGTCGCACGGGATAGTTGGCTGGGGTGGTATATGTGACACCCATCTGGAAATGTTATCCACAGGTGGTTACTGAGAATAATATTTCGGAAACCTTTAAGATACCCAAATgataagctttatgaggagTCTGGTTTTCTTGATGTGAGGCAACTTTTTTGTTTGTCCATGTTTATAAGAATAAAAACGGGCAAAGTCACCTCTTCACTGATTGTACATTGTTACGGTACTCGAAACAAGGAAAAGTTATTTAGTGTACCCCGCTGTAATAAGACCGTAGGCCAGCGCCAATGTGATTATCTGTCGTCGAGATTGTTTAGTTTGTTACcttttgaaataagaaaactgAATAATATCAAATTGTTTAAGAAAAAGATCAAGTGTTGGATCTCAAGTTCGGGAAGAGAAATTTTTCATAACTTAGTGGACCAGAATCATTTGTAATGTTGTTGAAGCGGAGTGAAGAAGACAGGGGAGAGACTGGGTgtaatatatataattatactATTACTATTGAGGAAAAGAAAAGGGGGCGGTGAAggatgttaaattttttttctgtatgtTACAGTATGCTTTGATTTTCGAGGATTGAACATTCACACCACGTACAAGCAAAAGCTTAGCTAAAGCTTCTGTGGTATTTTGTTTGTTCCAGTATTCAAACATATTTGCAGTGTTATTTTTGTAGCATGATTTcggaataaatattattattattattatatgactTTAGCCTGGCGTCTTTCAcattcctctccagaggaaaattcacttatcccagatatctcagatatcaaaaggattaagctctgttggagccctttccaggttttcgggctcgtggtggtggtcgggtccgggtcgctcctcgcctccctgctgtaggttggattcctgctccacccgcacttcctgtcggagcagacggtgttcctctgcattccccatgtacttgcgtacatgcattccgagcagtaccgccttctgcatgactctatagatattttcgtccaactgaagtttcctcaagttctctagtagtttcttcggtatcaggcctgtagatgaaatgacaatagggatggtcttgatatctttcagcttccactgtcttctggtctgttcctcgagatctctgtattttgaaattttttcagtatgcctatctagaagattgttattatttggaattgccacgtcgatgaatagtgctctgtcctcatccttattgagcaatatgaggtctggtctattgtgggttatttttcggtctgtgagaaccgtgcgatcccagtagagcttgtgatgttcgttttccagcacagcatccggatggtaattgtaataaggaacctttttcgtagttggaagttggtgttttagtgccaattcttggtgaagaatctattattattattattattattattattattattattaataatttgTTCACATAATTGCAATGTTGCCAAACTTATCCAAAAATGTTATTCCATGtatataaatttcaatgaattcaacgaAATCGTATTACAAATATTTATGGACTTAAAAAACTTGTGTCTTCCAAGTTAATTTTCATACAATCAAATTCGATTTGTACAAGccgaaattatatttcttctccGTGTTCTTCGACTCATGATATTATTTATTGGCGAATCTATCTACCCTACATAGGCGAATCCAagaatctagacgccctctgccgactgaattacgaagctactttgtcagtactgcaaagtcaaaacaagtttcatttcttatgttttcttttatctcacgttgtccaacaaagtattaatattattatttggagatgttatattgggattattgtctggggttctgaatagaaatattgattacgaaaaaatattggaaaggtatttataccagcgctttcaactggcaggtttTAGGTCAAACGATTTTTCTTGGCGAgggttttctgctaaattcaattgacgattcagaaatacaatttcataattttcatacttccaaatgaattctctttctcatctgtagaacttgttccatgagctgattcatatttatgtctcttgagatttcagtatgaggaatacctatatcaaaaatggaatttaaatattttaaacagaaactttaaaacttccacataaacgctttagttatcaagaTGTATACTTTCTACCTATtccacaaactcagtatatgctacctcaacattattatcTAGGTTgacttcaagaaagaatctgttaaataataggaatttgtgtctaggtacagtggatcaccaatgtCATCGATCGATTTCATTCCACgattcatccctttcaaatgaagtatttccaaagaatgtcgATTTTTCTTTACGAAGCTAAATCATTCAATTCACTTCCcataattccgataaatatcttgatttactagaaaaactctgttaggccgtacaaatctcgaaaagagtactgacaaacgtcaaagtttgtttacatttcgcagcgccctcaacggtaattggattcgtgaATAGTCTCTGATACATCCCAGGTTATCTATGTTCAGGTGAGTCAACATAGCTCGATCGATCGATAACACTTTGATTTTTGgactaggagaatgattcaaactttgtcGGAGTCGACTCTAATCAGCGCATAAgcttactttttttttactttattgagtGGTTCGAAAGTGTTGAAACATGATACTAGTAATACGATTGATACCACCCtgcattttcaaatgaaaataaccaattttatatcatattctgaatctgaatgaaattctgatttcgaaatattctctACCTATTTGTCAACTGTGCCTTTTTGACGTAGGCCTCTTTTTGGTCTTTTTCCGACAAATTTCATGCTAATGATGGTTCATAGAGAAAGGGTGTCTCTGTGATGGTTTTAGTACTAGAAATTCTATTCTGGAAATCGTTCGAAATAAATAGGTATatgcttttttcaattgaatcaacCAATAGTCATCTGCAGTTTCTCGGATCAGTCTACAGCTGGTCCGAAAGATACTCCAATATGACTTTCACAAAATGTCAATTCCATTCTTTCAAATCTGATGTGTATCGAATTTAGGATCTCCTTTTGAGCCTTTGGGTATTAGCACGATATGTGAGCATAACcaattgtttttgaaattttgtcaaTCTTTATATGTCCGAGGTAATTTTTGATTGGCCGAACCAATTTTCACAATCACAAGACTCGAACTGTTGGAAAAAGAACCCTTCGGAAGTCTAGAGCGGAGAGGAATAGTGTAGAGTTAAAAAgcgtagagtagagtagaatcGCATAATGTAGTGATCGTAGCCTGGAATGGATGGAGTGTGGAGTGGAGAGAAGTGGGTGAAAAGGAACTCCCCAGAAGATAATATTATATAAGATTCGAGTGGAGAATGTTGATCAGAGTAAAGTAGCATCGGGTCGATTCGTAGCGTTGTAGTGTGCTGTGGGGTGAAAAGGAGTGTAGTGTAGTGGAGCATGGAGGAGTGGATCGGAGCGGAgcggagtggagtggagtggagtggagtggagtggagtggagtggagtggagtgaagtggagtggagtggagtggagtctTGTGGAGTAGAGTGAAGAGGAGAACGAAAGAGCAATTTGGGGAAAATAATTGGTGTGAGATATTTTAGagttgattgaaataaaaaattcgcGAAAGAAAATTCGTCTGGCTAAGCAGGCAGAAACAGTTAATGAGTAGTGTTTTAgagtattgaaaaatacttttcaacaacaaaaagttcctCCCCGGCGGGGAATCGAACCCTGGTCTTCCGCGTGACAGGCGGGGATACTCACCACTATACTACGTTTGCGCGTGAGTGAAAGGTCGCCTggtgaaatttttcgaaatttaccCTAGTTCACAGTTCACGAACGCTTTACGGTGGTGTAAAAACTATCCTGAAGAATTACTTTTACTACACATACAGTGGGATAGTGAAAATAGTCGTTTGAACAGCACAACAACAGCTGAAGACATATTGCGAGGTTATGTCCACCTGGAAACCTGACGAAATCAATGTAATTCATAGTTACCTACAGAATAAAAGTGGACCAATAAGAGCAGAAGACCACAAAGCCATTAATGAGAGATTACCAGGTCGTTCCATACCAGCAATTGAGAAGAAATGTTTGGAGCTGAAGCACAATCCTAACCTCCCTAACCGTACGAACAAATGGACAAGTGAAGAGATAAACAGACTAATCAGCGAATATGCCGCAAGACCCGAGGCCCAAATATCAGCCGGTATCGACCGTATCGCCGCCTTTTTTCCCGGTAGGACGAAGAAGGCAATTGCAACAAAGCTCCGAGAAAACCACCCCCAAATATACTATAGGACGACAACCCAGGTCCCCCCCCAGAATACAAACACAGCCCAACCCCAGAATACAAACACAGCCCAAGCTGAAAGCCCAGTCGTAACACAGCGTAGGTCACAAATATCTCCAGAAAGAACTCCTCAACCAACCAGCCGAGTACACCCACCTGAGGAAGGAGATCAACATAGCCCCGAACACACGATCCAATTGATCCAAATCAATGAAGACGAGCTGAAAACCTGTAAGGAagcctttcaaaaaatattctgtAGAACAGGCGATTCAAAGCcaagaataaataaatttcttgTCAAGCCGAACAACATGAAAAGTATGCAACTAATCAATCACATACTGCAGGAGCGCATCCACCATTCCGCAACAAACTGCACTAACCAAGTCCAACAAAGGAAAACCATCAAGAAAGCTATCTATGTGGCAGGCATTTTACTTAAGAAGTATATTGTAAAAAAACAGGCCCTCCAGACTATAAAATTACCGAGGATAAGATCAAACTCTTGAACAACAGTGTAGACAACGCAAAGAAGATCCTTAACTGGAAGGGAGGTAATTTTGGACGCTCCCTCACTGAAGAAGCGCGTCGAATAAAGAAGGCCAAGATGACCACGAGAGAATACATAACAATGCTCGAAGAGAGGACGGCACTTCTGCAACAAAAACTTGACAAGCTCAAATCAAGACACCGAGTGAATGCTATAAGGAGAAAATTCAGCGAAAACCCATCCGTTAAATTAATAAACACTGAAGAAAGAGTCCAGCCACCTAATAAAGAAGATGTTGAATAGTTCTATACAAGAAACATGAGAGCACAACTAACACCCCAGCCCTCGACAGATGGATAGCGAAACTCCAGAGAGAGACAGCATCACACAGGTATCAAGACCAACTACAGGAATCCCGGATAAACGAGCAGACCATGCAGGTACTGGCCAAAACAGCTCCATGGAAAGCTCCAGGTGAGGATGGCATTCCAGCATATCTTTACAAGACGTTTCCAGCAGCAAAGTCCTACCTTCAGAGGTTTATATACACCACAATAACAGGTGAACATAAAATGGCAGAACCTGACTGTAGGGCTGAAGTTGTCTTGATTTATAAAAAAGGAGATAACAAAGACCCGGAAAACTACAGACCAATAGCGTTACTGAACACCGATTATAAAATACTAACTGGGGTAATAAGAAACACGTTATAGAAACATCTGCCAGACTGGGCAATACCTAGGGAACAACTGGCTAGGAAGAATGTTTGGGGTACAATTCAGGGAATGTTGATCGATAAGGCCATAACCCAGAGAGCAAGACAAAATAGAGCTAAGCACTACTCTGCGTGGTACAACTTTAAGAAGGCATTTGACACCATAAGCCACCGTCACTTGAAGAGGATGATCAGCGTGTTACCACTCCACAAAAATATCAAGCGCCTCCTCAAAATAGTAATGGAGCTCTGGACCCTCCGAGTGAGAGTCGGAAAGGGAAAGACTGCTCCCATCTACATAAAAAGGGGCTTATACCAGGGCGATTCACTAAGCCCCCTGCTGTTCATACTGCTGACTGCATGTATTATAGAACACTTGAAAACAAGTCCACAAATCATCAAGAACACCAGAGGACAATTTGACATACTAGCATT
The nucleotide sequence above comes from Coccinella septempunctata chromosome 4, icCocSept1.1, whole genome shotgun sequence. Encoded proteins:
- the LOC123311022 gene encoding uncharacterized protein LOC123311022, with amino-acid sequence MSTWKPDEINVIHSYLQNKSGPIRAEDHKAINERLPGRSIPAIEKKCLELKHNPNLPNRTNKWTSEEINRLISEYAARPEAQISAGIDRIAAFFPGRTKKAIATKLRENHPQIYYRTTTQVPPQNTNTAQPQNTNTAQAESPVVTQRRSQISPERTPQPTSRVHPPEEGDQHSPEHTIQLIQINEDELKTCPPDYKITEDKIKLLNNSVDNAKKILNWKGGNFGRSLTEEARRIKKAKMTTREYITMLEERTALLQQKLDKLKSRHRKHESTTNTPALDRWIAKLQRETASHRYQDQLQESRINEQTMQVLAKTAPWKAPGEDGIPAYLYKTFPAAKSYLQRFIYTTITGEHKMAEPDCRAEVVLIYKKGDNKDPENYRPIALLNTDYKILTGGMLIDKAITQRARQNRAKHYSAWYNFKKAFDTISHRHLKRMISVLPLHKNIKRLLKIVMELWTLRVRVGKGKTAPIYIKRGLYQGDSLSPLLFILLTACIIEHLKTSPQIIKNTRGQFDILAFMDDIKCHIREGYKYLGLEQLERDSARNYDTTEEKIIKETEKIFRSPLTVPQKVHLFNTTTVPSAIYVLGNIYPDEKSSTTLKKCRDLDKAIRKILTIENHKGRTTSNAHVYLPITRGDIWV